A window of Erpetoichthys calabaricus chromosome 12, fErpCal1.3, whole genome shotgun sequence contains these coding sequences:
- the LOC114644119 gene encoding uncharacterized protein LOC114644119, protein MAESNLSGDMFTCSVCMQDMEDPVSLSCGHNYCMKCINTYWEHTNGKYMCPQCRQLFVLMPKLQKNTTLEKVIKIYKEMKSKPISGQIAGPGDVTCDICPEKKMKAIILCVTCRTSYCKKHIQPHFEVQALKNHNLQTSSLPLERSTCILHQRNLEAFCRTDQRLVCSQCLILEHKGHNTTTLGEERNRKQDQCEATQKLILQRIEDRKQQLQDLVDMIQVVKNSQKDEKDNVVVLCQKWTEAINKIGLDISTMIERKAMEIISQTDNLVKQLRAELAELRKRNTELAELSKADDHIHFLQEFPNVCSPPANEDAQCVTVNMDFSFKTIKNPAADIEDHINEMWKKKSEEIGQIVNGIIAFNVSPVIKKDLRIVLLGKCGVGKSSVGNKILGNDEFSVGNFSSTECEKREAIIDDRNITVIDTPCLFNEKITYQVKKSIELTFPGPNVFLMVLQFDNFTSEEKQMVTVLQEIFGEKVFKNTLVMFTHGDKLSSKSVKIFSHWHKDLRQLLDLCSNRHHIFDNAMEEDQKQRNELLEKIDQMMQLNESQYYIADQENDLEVKMEQQMEKSLPDPSDFGANLPMEEINKCPRCQKKTDSLIPAFSSFCNKTEAEELASLYNENGIEALVFRVKEMKNDLEKRTLNIAVAGGHNTGKSALISAIKGFTLELASEMGNRSREHTQVATPYLHPMIPTVCFWDLPGFGTPMFQANKYSELLNLTKYDLLIIVIGNEFTETDFHLAKQMKTARKRLYFVHSKMDIEMDILRRQQREEGRDRVLEEIRQDHIKNLEKNDLESNEIFLLSSSCPDDFDFYKFCSTLESELNENKRHTFLLSHPSFFTSVIRKKHSSLVGSFIVGGAFSAFFGAVPAFGPSLNIPFLTKVLSHIRENFGLNDESLSRLADTVGTSLEMLKAEITDPLISDINFQTVSRHFQSNATVTRMIAYEAAHLFPFFGSTCAMPLSFRSDYLILKESLNAFTDSAVRVMIKALDC, encoded by the exons ATGGCAGAAAGCAATTTGTCAGGCGACATGTTTACTTGTTCTGTGTGCATGCAGGATATGGAGGACCCGGTTTCACTTTCATGTGGACACAATTACTGCATGAAGTGTATAAATACGTACTGGGAACACACTAATGGAAAGTATATGTGCCCTCAGTGCAGACAATTGTTTGTCCTGAtgccaaaattacaaaagaatacCACACTTGAAAAAGTCATTAAAATATACAAGGAAATGAAATCGAAGCCCATATCAGGTCAAATTGCAGGACCAGGAGATGTAACTTGTGATATATGTCCTGAAAAAAAGATGAAAGCTATAATATTATGTGTGACATGCAGAACATCTTACTGTAAGAAGCATATTCAGCCTCACTTTGAGGTTCAGGCTTTGAAGAACCACAATCTTCAAACTTCCTCTTTGCCTCTTGAAAGGAGCACCTGTATTCTACACCAAAGGAATTTGGAAGCTTTCTGCAGAACTGACCAGAGGTTAGTTTGTTCACAGTGCCTAATCCTAGAACATAAGGGCCACAATACTACCACACTTGgagaagaaagaaacagaaaacag GATCAATGTGAGGCCACTCAGAAATTAATTCTGCAGAGAATAGAGGACAGGAAACAGCAGTTACAGGACCTCGTGGACATGATTCAAGTTGTTAAG AACTCTCAAAAGGACGAGAAAGATAATGTTGTAGTGCTTTGTCAGAAGTGGACTGAGGCAATCAACAAAATTGGCTTAGATATTTCCACAATGATTGAAAGAAAAGCAATGGAAATAATAAGCCAAACTGACAATCTTGTGAAACAACTGCGTGCAGAATTAGCGGAGTTGAGGAAGAGAAACACAGAACTTGCAGAGCTTTCAAAGGCAGATGACCATATCCATTTTCTGCAG GAATTTCCAAATGTCTGTTCTCCACCAGCCAATGAAGATGCACAATGTGTTACTGTCAATATGGACTTCTCCTTTAAAACCATCAAAAACCCTGCTGCTGACATTGAAGATCATATTAAtgaaatgtggaaaaagaaatCTGAAGAAATTGGACAAATAG TGAATGGAATAATTGCTTTTAATGTGTCTCCGGTGATCAAAAAAG atCTAAGGATAGTGTTGCTTGGAAAATGTGGTGTTGGGAAAAGCTCTGTAGGGAACAAAATTCTGGGCAATGATGAATTCAGTGTTGGCAACTTTAGCTCTACTGAATGTGAAAAAAGAGAGGCCATCATTGATGATCGAAACATTACTGTGATTGATACACCCTGCTTATTTAATGAGAAGATAACCTATCAGGTCAAAAAGAGCATTGAGTTAACATTTCCTGGGCCCAATGTGTTTCTGATGGTGCTGCAATTTGACAATTTTACAAGTGAAGAGAAGCAGATGGTGACAGTACTTCAGGAGATCTTTGGTgagaaagttttcaaaaacacCCTGGTCATGTTTACTCATGGAGATAAACTGTCAAGCAAATCTGTTAAAATTTTCAGTCACTGGCACAAAGACCTGAGACAGCTTCTAGACTTGTGTAGTAACAGACATCATATTTTTGACAACGCTATGGAAGAAGACCAGAAACAGAGGAATGAACTTTTGGAGAAAATCGACCAAATGATGCAGCTGAATGAAAGTCAATACTATATAGCAGACCAGGAAAATGACTTGGAGGTGAAAATGGAACAACAAATGGAAAAGAGCCTTCCTGACCCCTCAGACT ttggggCTAATTTACCAATGGAAGAGATAAATAAATGTCCTAGATGTCAGAA aAAAACAGACAGTTTAATACCTGCTTTTTCAAGTTTTTGTAATAAAACTGAAGCAGAAGAACTGGCATCACTTTATAATGAAAACGGAATCGAAGCTCTGGTTTTCAgagttaaagaaatgaaaaatgatttggAGAAACGGACCTTGAACATTGCAGTTGCAGGAGGACACAATACTGGAAAATCAGCCTTAATCAGTGCAATTAAAGGATTCACACTTGAATTGGCCAGTGAGATGGGCAATCGTTCAAGAGAGCACACTCAAGTTGCAACACCCTATTTACATCCCATGATTCCTACTGTGTGTTTCTGGGATCTTCCTGGGTTTGGCACACCGATGTTCCAAGCCAATAAATATTCTGAATTACTTAACCTTACTAAGTATGATTTACTTATCATTGTAATAGGTAATGAGTTTACAGAAACTGATTTCCATCTGGCAAAGCAGATGAAGACAGCACGCAAACGGTTGTACTTTGTGCACAGCAAAATGGATATTGAAATGGATATTCTTAGAAGACAGCAGCGTGAGGAAGGGAGAGATAGAGTATTAGAAGAAATTAGACAAGATCACATCAAGAACCTGGAGAAGAATGACCTTGAGTCAAATGAGATCTTCCTTTTGTCTAGCAGTTGTCCAgatgattttgatttttataagtTTTGCAGCACTCTTGAATCAGAGCTAAATGAGAATAAAAGGcatacttttcttctctctcatcCCAGTTTTTTTACATCTGTGATTAGAAAAAAGCATTCTTCTTTAGTAGGAAGTTTTATTGTTGGAGGTGCGTTTTCAGctttttttggagcagtgcctgcttTTGGGCCTTCCCTAAATATTCCTTTTTTAACAAAAGTGCTTAGTCATATACGGGAGAACTTTGGCCTTAATGATGAATCACTTAGTAGACTTGCAGATACAGTAGGGACATCACTGGAAATGCTGAAAGCTGAAATTACTGATCCTTTAATCTCTGACATTAATTTTCAGACAGTTTCTAGACACTTTCAAAGTAATGCTACTGTTACTCGAATGATTGCCTATGAAGCTGCTCACTTATTCCCTTTCTTTGGCTCTACTTGTGCAATGCCTTTGTCTTTTCGAAGTGATTATTTAATCCTGAAGGAGTCACTTAATGCATTTACAGATTCAGCGGTGAGAGTAATGATAAAGGCACTGGACTGTTAA